One window of the Psychrilyobacter piezotolerans genome contains the following:
- the rimP gene encoding ribosome maturation factor RimP codes for MAKKVDEKLLDRVEKLLVPVLEPIELELVDMEYIQDGAYWFLRIYLEKIGGEITLDECAKVSNSISEDVDKMIEDKFFLEVSSPGLERPLKKEKDFVRFAGEKIKVILKHKVEDSRNWTGKLEKCEESVVYLNTEEKTLEIPFEEIKKANIVFEFKDN; via the coding sequence ATGGCAAAAAAAGTGGATGAAAAACTATTGGATAGAGTAGAAAAATTACTTGTTCCAGTATTAGAACCCATAGAATTAGAACTGGTAGATATGGAATATATTCAGGATGGAGCTTATTGGTTTTTAAGGATATACCTTGAAAAAATTGGTGGTGAAATTACCTTAGATGAATGTGCTAAGGTGAGCAATAGTATCTCAGAAGATGTAGATAAGATGATAGAGGATAAATTTTTCTTAGAGGTGTCTTCACCAGGTTTAGAGAGACCGTTAAAAAAAGAGAAGGACTTTGTAAGGTTTGCTGGGGAAAAAATCAAAGTTATATTAAAACATAAAGTTGAAGATTCGAGAAACTGGACTGGGAAATTAGAAAAATGTGAGGAATCTGTGGTTTATTTGAATACTGAGGAAAAAACTTTAGAAATTCCTTTTGAGGAGATAAAAAAAGCCAATATAGTTTTTGAATTTAAAGACAATTAG
- the nusA gene encoding transcription termination factor NusA: MTKKDFKIFLEALDELEKEKGISKEELIETIEQAILAAYKKNYGEYDNLSVRIDEKKAKIIIFVPKTVVTNVEDDELEIELSEAQLIPGKKRAKIGDVVEIEENCEEFKRNAIQNGKQIVIQKVREAERQHLYDNFKENEHEMLNGIIRRIDERRNIHIEFDMKEAVLAIQEQSPADLYRVGDRLKVYVSEVEKTNKYPKIIITRKHDDFLRKLFELEVPEIEEGIIELKSVVREAGSRAKVAVYSDNTDIDTVGACIGQRGLRIKNIVNELNGEKIDIIEWKADKKEFVKAALSPAKVESVEILDDDETARVIVEKSQLSLAIGKAGQNARLAAKLTGMRVDIKTLEDVMAAKEEAKLSEELSLEETVEGENE; encoded by the coding sequence GTGACGAAAAAAGATTTTAAAATTTTCTTAGAAGCTTTAGATGAGTTAGAAAAAGAAAAAGGAATTAGTAAGGAAGAATTAATAGAGACAATAGAGCAGGCTATCCTTGCAGCATATAAGAAAAATTATGGTGAATACGATAATTTATCAGTAAGAATAGACGAAAAGAAAGCAAAAATAATTATTTTTGTTCCAAAGACAGTGGTAACAAATGTTGAAGATGACGAGTTAGAGATAGAATTATCTGAAGCTCAACTGATACCAGGAAAGAAAAGAGCAAAGATCGGTGATGTAGTAGAGATTGAAGAAAACTGTGAAGAGTTCAAGAGAAATGCTATCCAAAATGGAAAGCAAATTGTTATTCAAAAAGTAAGGGAAGCAGAAAGACAGCATCTATATGATAACTTTAAAGAAAATGAGCACGAGATGTTAAATGGTATCATTAGAAGGATAGATGAAAGAAGAAATATCCATATTGAATTTGATATGAAGGAAGCTGTGTTAGCTATACAGGAGCAATCACCTGCTGATCTATATAGAGTTGGAGACAGACTTAAGGTATATGTATCTGAAGTTGAAAAAACAAATAAATATCCTAAGATAATAATCACTAGAAAGCATGACGACTTCTTGAGAAAATTATTTGAACTGGAAGTTCCTGAAATTGAAGAGGGAATAATAGAGTTGAAATCAGTAGTAAGGGAAGCCGGATCGAGAGCGAAAGTAGCTGTATACTCTGATAATACAGATATAGATACTGTAGGAGCTTGTATCGGTCAAAGAGGTCTTAGAATAAAGAATATAGTAAATGAGCTTAATGGTGAAAAAATAGATATCATCGAGTGGAAAGCGGATAAAAAAGAATTTGTTAAGGCGGCTCTTAGCCCGGCTAAGGTAGAATCTGTAGAAATATTAGACGACGATGAAACAGCTAGAGTAATAGTAGAAAAAAGTCAGTTGTCTCTTGCAATCGGTAAAGCAGGTCAAAATGCAAGATTAGCAGCTAAATTGACAGGGATGAGAGTAGACATTAAAACCCTTGAAGATGTAATGGCAGCTAAAGAGGAAGCAAAATTGTCTGAGGAGCTTTCTTTAGAAGAAACAGTTGAGGGAGAAAATGAATAG
- a CDS encoding DUF448 domain-containing protein produces MNSTPTRTCLVCREKKDKSELFRIVEIDGQYMFDENQTMQARGTYVCKTHECIKRLSKNKKINLSNEDLYKMAITVKKAQKDYLSLLETMKRSEFLSFGINMVTEDIKRIHFLIIAEDISEKNDKRIMRLARENNIKYIHYGSKVQLGAIFDKPEVNLIGIKSKKVARGMTE; encoded by the coding sequence ATGAATAGTACTCCTACTAGAACTTGTCTTGTATGCAGGGAAAAAAAAGATAAATCTGAACTTTTCAGAATTGTAGAGATAGACGGTCAGTATATGTTTGATGAAAATCAAACAATGCAGGCAAGGGGTACATATGTATGTAAAACCCATGAGTGCATAAAGAGACTATCTAAAAATAAAAAAATAAACCTGTCCAATGAAGACCTGTATAAAATGGCAATAACAGTAAAAAAAGCTCAAAAAGATTACTTGAGTTTGTTGGAAACTATGAAACGTTCTGAATTTTTAAGTTTTGGGATCAACATGGTTACAGAAGATATAAAAAGAATACATTTTTTAATAATTGCTGAAGATATCAGTGAAAAAAATGATAAAAGAATTATGAGATTAGCACGAGAGAATAATATAAAATACATTCATTACGGATCAAAGGTGCAGTTAGGTGCCATCTTTGATAAACCTGAGGTAAATCTGATAGGTATAAAAAGTAAGAAGGTAGCTCGTGGTATGACCGAATAG
- the infB gene encoding translation initiation factor IF-2, whose amino-acid sequence MKIRVHELAKKYNKSNKEFLDTLHELGLEVSSHLSGLTDEQVTLVTDHFEGENAEGSKDKKKKKKKGTKVKEKKEKVVKEKKEKKKKGKRTEFTMNKTEEVENEVIEEDGMKLIKIRGEITLGNFAEKLGVNASELIKKLFLKGQMLTINSVIDMTLAEELADDYDAMVEQEEVEEMAFGEKFNLESEDKESDLIERAPIITIMGHVDHGKTSLLDAIREANVADGEAGGITQKIGAYQIVKDGKKISFVDTPGHEAFTEMRARGAQVTDIAILVVAADDGVMPQTVEAIAHAKSADVPIIIAVNKIDKEGADPSRVKNELMEHGLVPVEWGGDVEFIEISAKFGQNLEGILDTILITAEMLELKGNPKKRAKGVVMESRLDPKVGPIADVLVQEGTLKIGDIIVAGESYGKVRALLNDKGEKTEAASLSQPAEVIGFNTVPEAGDVMYVVQNEQHARRIVEEVEKDRKLNDQNKKKHISLEVLSQHMDDINLKELNLIIRADSKGSVQALKESLNKLSTSEVAVNVIQATSGAISEGDIRLAEASDAIILGFNVRPTTKAMRDADKAGVEIRTSSIIYQIVEDIEQALSGMLDPEYKEVYLGRIEIKKVFKVSKIGNIAGCYVEDGKIYADSKIRILRNGVMVYDGELASLKRYQDDAKEVIVGQECGLNIKNFNDIKEGDIVEAYRIDEIQRTLKDVK is encoded by the coding sequence ATGAAAATAAGAGTACATGAATTAGCGAAAAAATATAATAAATCAAATAAAGAGTTCTTAGATACGTTACATGAATTAGGGTTAGAGGTGAGTTCACACCTTTCCGGTCTTACAGATGAGCAGGTAACTCTGGTTACAGATCATTTTGAAGGTGAAAATGCCGAGGGATCAAAAGATAAAAAGAAGAAAAAAAAGAAAGGAACTAAGGTAAAAGAAAAGAAAGAAAAAGTTGTTAAAGAGAAGAAAGAAAAGAAGAAAAAAGGTAAGAGAACCGAATTTACTATGAATAAAACAGAAGAAGTAGAAAATGAAGTTATCGAAGAAGATGGAATGAAACTAATAAAGATCAGAGGGGAGATTACATTGGGTAACTTCGCTGAGAAATTAGGAGTAAATGCTTCTGAACTTATCAAAAAGTTATTCTTAAAGGGTCAGATGTTGACTATCAACAGTGTTATAGATATGACATTGGCTGAAGAATTAGCTGACGATTATGATGCTATGGTAGAGCAGGAAGAAGTAGAAGAAATGGCATTTGGAGAAAAATTCAACTTAGAGTCAGAAGATAAAGAGTCTGACCTTATAGAGAGAGCTCCGATTATCACTATCATGGGACATGTTGACCATGGAAAGACTTCATTACTGGATGCTATCAGAGAAGCTAATGTAGCAGATGGAGAAGCTGGTGGGATCACTCAAAAGATCGGTGCTTACCAAATAGTAAAAGATGGAAAGAAAATATCTTTCGTAGATACTCCAGGACATGAGGCCTTCACAGAAATGAGAGCTAGAGGAGCACAGGTTACTGACATAGCTATATTAGTAGTAGCAGCAGATGACGGTGTAATGCCGCAAACTGTAGAAGCGATAGCCCATGCAAAATCAGCTGATGTACCTATTATAATAGCAGTAAATAAGATAGATAAAGAGGGAGCAGATCCATCTAGAGTTAAAAACGAACTTATGGAACATGGATTAGTACCGGTTGAGTGGGGTGGAGATGTAGAATTTATCGAAATTTCTGCTAAATTCGGACAAAACTTAGAAGGAATCTTAGATACTATCTTAATCACGGCAGAGATGTTAGAATTAAAAGGTAATCCAAAGAAAAGAGCAAAAGGTGTAGTTATGGAATCTAGATTGGATCCAAAAGTAGGACCAATTGCCGACGTTTTAGTACAAGAGGGAACTCTTAAAATTGGAGATATCATAGTAGCTGGAGAATCTTATGGTAAAGTAAGAGCATTACTTAACGATAAAGGTGAAAAAACAGAAGCTGCTTCACTATCTCAACCAGCTGAAGTTATAGGATTCAACACAGTTCCAGAAGCTGGAGATGTAATGTATGTAGTTCAAAATGAACAGCATGCTAGAAGAATCGTAGAAGAAGTTGAAAAAGACAGAAAATTAAATGATCAAAACAAGAAAAAGCATATCTCTTTAGAAGTTTTATCCCAGCATATGGATGATATTAACTTAAAAGAATTAAACCTTATCATAAGAGCTGACTCAAAAGGTTCTGTACAAGCCCTGAAGGAATCATTAAACAAATTATCTACATCAGAAGTAGCAGTAAACGTTATCCAAGCTACATCTGGAGCAATATCTGAAGGAGATATTAGACTGGCAGAAGCATCAGATGCAATCATCCTTGGATTTAACGTAAGACCTACTACAAAAGCCATGAGAGATGCAGATAAAGCTGGTGTAGAGATCAGAACTTCTAGTATCATCTATCAAATTGTAGAAGATATCGAGCAAGCTTTATCAGGAATGTTAGATCCTGAATATAAAGAAGTTTACTTAGGAAGAATCGAGATTAAAAAAGTATTTAAAGTATCTAAAATTGGAAATATAGCTGGTTGTTATGTTGAAGATGGAAAGATCTATGCTGATTCAAAAATCAGAATTCTTAGAAACGGTGTAATGGTATACGATGGGGAATTAGCTTCATTAAAGAGATATCAAGATGATGCTAAAGAAGTTATCGTAGGTCAGGAATGTGGATTAAATATCAAGAACTTTAATGATATTAAAGAGGGCGATATAGTAGAAGCATACAGAATCGACGAAATCCAAAGAACACTAAAAGATGTGAAATAA
- the rbfA gene encoding 30S ribosome-binding factor RbfA, giving the protein MRKQRLLGIEKQMTRIISNALFMEVKNPKIQGMVSVTKIEVTQDLRYADAYFSVLSVGDNQVDEVMVLEGLNEIRKYLRKRVAEETNLRYVPEIRVFLDDTVARAIKISNLIDKVNN; this is encoded by the coding sequence ATGAGAAAACAAAGATTATTAGGAATCGAAAAACAAATGACAAGAATAATATCCAATGCTTTATTTATGGAAGTAAAAAATCCAAAAATCCAAGGGATGGTATCGGTAACTAAGATAGAGGTAACGCAGGATCTTAGATATGCAGATGCATATTTTAGTGTACTATCTGTTGGAGATAATCAAGTGGATGAAGTTATGGTGTTGGAAGGATTAAATGAGATCAGAAAATACTTAAGAAAAAGAGTAGCTGAAGAAACTAACCTTAGATATGTACCGGAAATCAGAGTGTTTTTAGATGATACAGTGGCTAGAGCGATAAAAATATCTAACTTAATTGATAAAGTTAACAATTAG
- the recJ gene encoding single-stranded-DNA-specific exonuclease RecJ has protein sequence MYWEYNTYDESQVKDKVEKHNLSTEVVKLLLSRGIDSDDDIQKFLNAGVEDLEDPFDFERMEEVVEKVIRAKDGKSKVFIYGDYDVDGITASVYLTIVFNLIGVETSYYIPNRMDEGYGLNRQAIDYVNERSGKVIITVDTGINSVEDFEYAKSLGIDVIITDHHKIIKDKKEKLLVINPKLSKNYRFKYLSGAGVAFKVACAVYKKLGADPKHLYEHLDIVMIGTIADVMPLTDENRVIVKNGLVALKETKIKGLKSLLRYLKLSPKDISTTDISFFVSPLLNALGRIGKSRTGADFFLEGNDHELYSIIEDMKKSNNKRRILERKIFNEINDEVEKIEDKNSLKYLFFKSHDWHPGVIGVVASRLSIRYNIPVILISLQNNFGKASCRSVAGINIFNILNNISDTLIRFGGHDLAAGFIVAKDQLEVVERAIAKGIGESTKKYKKDIIKIDYNYPLEMVDDNFIGELSKIAPFGSANPYPLFVDKDLKFIRVKKFGVEDKHFKTFLEKNGKLYSAVGFNLAHKIDEDNYMNETFEIAYYPEKICYNNNKIIQIKIKDIKIIS, from the coding sequence ATGTATTGGGAATATAATACATATGATGAGTCCCAGGTGAAAGACAAAGTTGAGAAGCATAATTTATCCACAGAAGTGGTAAAACTCCTCCTATCACGGGGGATTGATTCCGATGACGATATCCAGAAATTTTTAAATGCAGGTGTAGAAGATCTAGAAGATCCATTTGATTTTGAGAGGATGGAGGAGGTCGTAGAAAAGGTAATCAGGGCTAAAGATGGTAAAAGTAAGGTATTTATCTATGGCGATTATGATGTAGATGGTATAACGGCCTCTGTTTATCTGACTATTGTCTTTAATCTTATCGGGGTAGAAACCTCGTATTATATTCCAAATCGTATGGATGAAGGGTATGGTCTGAATAGGCAGGCAATAGATTATGTCAATGAAAGAAGTGGAAAGGTAATTATAACGGTAGATACAGGAATTAATTCAGTAGAAGATTTTGAATATGCAAAATCTTTGGGTATCGACGTTATAATAACCGATCATCATAAAATAATAAAAGATAAAAAAGAAAAACTTTTAGTAATTAATCCTAAATTGAGTAAAAATTACAGATTTAAATATTTATCTGGTGCCGGAGTAGCTTTTAAGGTAGCCTGTGCTGTGTATAAAAAATTAGGTGCCGATCCAAAACATCTATATGAACATCTGGATATAGTGATGATAGGAACTATAGCAGATGTCATGCCTTTAACCGATGAAAACAGGGTTATAGTAAAAAATGGATTGGTAGCTTTAAAAGAGACTAAGATAAAGGGACTTAAATCCCTCCTCAGATATCTAAAGCTGTCACCTAAGGATATCAGTACAACAGATATTAGTTTTTTTGTATCGCCGTTATTAAATGCCTTGGGAAGGATTGGGAAATCAAGAACAGGGGCAGATTTCTTTTTAGAAGGAAATGATCACGAACTTTATTCTATTATAGAGGATATGAAAAAATCCAACAATAAAAGACGTATTCTGGAAAGAAAAATTTTTAATGAGATTAATGATGAGGTGGAAAAAATAGAGGATAAAAATAGTTTGAAATATCTATTTTTTAAATCCCATGATTGGCACCCGGGTGTTATTGGGGTGGTAGCCAGCAGACTTTCTATCAGGTATAATATTCCGGTTATCCTTATCTCATTGCAAAATAATTTTGGGAAGGCATCCTGCCGGAGTGTAGCAGGAATAAATATATTTAATATATTAAATAATATATCCGATACCTTGATTAGATTTGGAGGGCATGATTTAGCTGCTGGATTTATAGTGGCTAAAGACCAACTAGAAGTAGTTGAAAGAGCTATTGCCAAAGGTATCGGTGAGTCTACAAAAAAATATAAGAAAGACATCATAAAGATAGATTATAATTATCCGTTGGAGATGGTCGATGATAACTTTATAGGTGAACTTTCCAAAATTGCACCCTTTGGATCGGCTAATCCCTATCCATTGTTTGTAGATAAAGATCTCAAATTTATCAGGGTGAAAAAATTCGGAGTTGAAGATAAACATTTTAAAACTTTTTTAGAAAAAAATGGAAAACTTTATTCTGCTGTGGGGTTCAATTTGGCCCATAAGATAGATGAGGATAATTATATGAATGAAACCTTTGAAATAGCATATTACCCAGAAAAAATATGTTATAATAACAATAAAATTATTCAGATTAAGATAAAAGACATAAAAATAATAAGTTAG
- the tig gene encoding trigger factor codes for MNYEVKKLDNSVVEITLKVEGAEVSTAKKDAVKKIAKDAEIPGFRKGHAPASAIESHYEGVIKEEITDAILKGHYEAILKDGQINPVDYIKTTKVDLNGDKFAVTFMVDVFPEIKLGEYKGLEAAKETFEMNDEIVNKEIEMMVSAKSNLEDAAEGHKAEMGDTVDLAFEGFVDGVAFEGGKSESHMLKLGTKSFIDTFEEQLVGYEKDQEGEIVVTFPTEYNAEHLAGKEATFKVKINAIKVTVTPELNDEFAVEAGFESVEDLKAKKTEEIKNREEARVEGEYRQTLLNQVLANTEMTLPLSMVAREIKGRISEMENQLKSQGMNLEMYLQMSGSTMEQLTEQVRPMAIEKIKLDLILDEIAKIEKIELTDEELETKLAEVASMYKMDADKLKEELTKANNLENFTMNLRVDATMQKTVEFIQAQAK; via the coding sequence ATGAATTATGAAGTAAAAAAATTAGATAACTCAGTAGTTGAAATCACATTAAAGGTAGAAGGTGCAGAAGTATCAACTGCTAAAAAAGACGCTGTAAAAAAAATAGCTAAGGATGCTGAAATTCCAGGATTCAGAAAGGGACATGCACCAGCATCAGCTATCGAATCTCATTATGAAGGTGTAATCAAAGAAGAGATCACAGACGCTATCTTAAAAGGACACTATGAAGCTATCTTAAAAGACGGGCAAATTAATCCTGTAGATTACATAAAGACAACTAAAGTAGACTTAAATGGAGATAAATTTGCTGTTACATTTATGGTAGATGTATTCCCTGAGATCAAATTAGGAGAATATAAAGGTTTAGAAGCTGCAAAGGAAACATTCGAAATGAATGACGAAATTGTAAACAAAGAGATCGAAATGATGGTATCAGCTAAGTCTAACTTAGAAGATGCTGCTGAAGGTCATAAAGCTGAAATGGGAGATACTGTAGATCTTGCATTTGAAGGATTTGTTGATGGTGTAGCTTTCGAAGGCGGGAAGTCTGAATCACACATGTTAAAATTAGGAACTAAATCTTTCATAGATACATTTGAAGAGCAATTAGTAGGATACGAAAAAGATCAAGAGGGAGAAATAGTAGTAACTTTCCCAACTGAATACAATGCAGAACACTTAGCTGGAAAGGAAGCAACTTTCAAAGTTAAGATAAACGCAATAAAAGTAACTGTTACTCCTGAATTAAACGACGAATTCGCAGTGGAAGCAGGATTTGAATCTGTAGAAGATTTAAAAGCTAAGAAAACTGAAGAGATCAAAAACAGAGAAGAAGCTAGAGTAGAGGGAGAATACAGACAAACTTTATTAAACCAAGTTTTAGCTAACACTGAAATGACTTTACCTTTATCTATGGTAGCTAGAGAGATCAAAGGAAGAATTTCTGAGATGGAAAACCAATTAAAATCTCAAGGAATGAACTTAGAGATGTACTTACAAATGTCAGGATCTACAATGGAGCAGTTAACTGAGCAAGTTAGACCTATGGCAATTGAAAAGATCAAATTAGACCTTATCTTAGATGAGATCGCAAAGATCGAAAAGATTGAATTAACTGATGAAGAATTAGAAACTAAATTAGCTGAAGTTGCTTCTATGTACAAGATGGATGCTGACAAGTTAAAGGAAGAATTAACTAAGGCAAACAACTTAGAGAACTTCACAATGAACTTAAGAGTAGATGCTACTATGCAAAAAACTGTTGAATTCATTCAAGCACAAGCTAAATAA
- the clpP gene encoding ATP-dependent Clp endopeptidase proteolytic subunit ClpP, translated as MYNPTVIENNGKGERAYDIYSRLLKDRIIFLGTEINDLVANSIVAQLLFLEADAPEKDIIMYINSPGGVITSGMAIYDTMKYIKPDVQTVCIGQAASMGALLLTAGAKGKRFALPNARVMIHQPLGGAQGQATDIQIQAKEIQRMKELTSKIISETTGKTIEQVKKDTERDNFMTAEEAMEYGLIDRVFVEGER; from the coding sequence ATGTATAATCCAACAGTTATTGAAAATAACGGAAAAGGTGAAAGAGCCTACGATATATATTCAAGATTATTAAAGGATAGAATAATCTTTTTAGGAACAGAGATAAACGACCTGGTGGCTAACTCAATAGTAGCACAACTATTATTTTTAGAGGCAGATGCCCCGGAAAAAGATATAATCATGTATATTAACAGCCCGGGAGGGGTAATAACTTCGGGAATGGCAATATACGATACTATGAAATATATCAAACCTGATGTACAAACTGTGTGTATAGGTCAGGCTGCATCTATGGGAGCACTGTTATTAACAGCAGGGGCAAAGGGGAAAAGATTTGCTCTGCCAAATGCCAGAGTAATGATCCACCAGCCCTTGGGAGGAGCCCAGGGTCAGGCTACAGATATACAGATCCAGGCTAAAGAGATCCAGAGAATGAAAGAATTAACATCTAAAATAATATCTGAAACAACTGGAAAAACTATAGAGCAGGTAAAAAAAGATACTGAAAGAGATAACTTTATGACAGCTGAGGAAGCTATGGAATATGGATTGATCGACAGAGTATTCGTGGAAGGTGAGAGATAA
- the clpX gene encoding ATP-dependent Clp protease ATP-binding subunit ClpX, which yields MKREIQKCSFCGKSENEVARLITGPEANICDECIEACGMLIEDMQVEMGEAVEDNSFHEINLMTPKEIKAKLDDYVIGQEAAKKVLAVSVYNHYKRIRHKGKTGDVELQKSNVLLIGPTGTGKTLLAETLARTLHVPFAIADATTLTEAGYVGDDVENVLVRLLQAADYDVEAAERGIIYIDELDKVARKSENMSITRDVSGEGVQQALLKIVEGTEAQVPPQGGRKHPNQELVKINTKNILFIVGGAFEGLDKVIKSRSNKKVMGFGATVINEKNESEGEAFMRVLPEDLVRQGIIPELIGRFPVITTLANLDEEALMKILTEPKNALVKQYKKFFELENVELEFEESALKKMAELALKRKIGARGLRALMESAMLDLMYEIPSNPAVEKVRITEESVTDNTKATIIEKTKKLKK from the coding sequence ATGAAAAGAGAAATACAAAAATGTTCATTTTGTGGGAAATCAGAGAATGAAGTAGCAAGATTAATAACTGGTCCAGAGGCAAATATATGTGATGAGTGTATAGAAGCTTGCGGGATGCTTATAGAAGATATGCAGGTAGAGATGGGAGAAGCTGTAGAAGATAATAGTTTTCATGAAATTAATCTTATGACTCCTAAAGAGATAAAGGCAAAATTAGATGACTATGTAATAGGCCAGGAAGCGGCTAAAAAAGTATTGGCAGTATCGGTATATAATCACTATAAAAGGATCAGGCATAAGGGAAAAACTGGAGATGTGGAATTACAGAAATCAAATGTACTGCTTATCGGTCCTACAGGAACAGGTAAAACACTTTTAGCTGAAACTCTGGCTAGAACCCTCCACGTGCCATTTGCCATAGCAGATGCAACAACCCTTACAGAAGCAGGATATGTAGGAGATGACGTAGAAAATGTACTGGTAAGGTTATTACAGGCAGCAGACTATGATGTTGAAGCAGCAGAAAGAGGAATAATCTATATAGATGAGCTGGATAAGGTGGCTAGAAAATCAGAAAATATGTCTATAACTCGGGATGTATCGGGAGAGGGAGTACAGCAGGCACTCCTTAAAATAGTAGAGGGAACTGAAGCACAGGTACCTCCTCAAGGTGGAAGAAAGCATCCAAATCAAGAGCTGGTAAAGATAAACACAAAGAATATCCTATTTATTGTAGGAGGAGCTTTTGAAGGATTAGATAAGGTAATCAAATCCAGATCCAATAAAAAGGTTATGGGATTCGGAGCCACTGTAATAAATGAAAAAAATGAATCTGAGGGAGAAGCTTTCATGAGAGTTTTACCGGAAGATCTGGTAAGACAAGGAATAATTCCTGAACTTATAGGAAGATTCCCGGTAATAACTACTTTGGCTAACTTAGATGAAGAGGCCTTAATGAAGATCCTGACTGAACCTAAAAATGCATTGGTAAAACAATATAAAAAATTCTTTGAATTAGAAAATGTAGAATTAGAATTTGAAGAAAGTGCACTGAAAAAAATGGCAGAGTTGGCACTTAAAAGAAAGATAGGAGCCAGAGGACTCCGTGCACTTATGGAAAGTGCAATGTTAGATCTAATGTATGAGATCCCATCTAACCCAGCTGTGGAAAAAGTAAGAATTACAGAAGAATCTGTAACAGATAATACTAAAGCAACAATAATAGAAAAAACAAAAAAACTAAAAAAATAG